Proteins encoded in a region of the Triticum dicoccoides isolate Atlit2015 ecotype Zavitan chromosome 3A, WEW_v2.0, whole genome shotgun sequence genome:
- the LOC119267862 gene encoding 50S ribosomal protein L18-like translates to MVVPPPDRAARIVGFLKPYLLRMHFSNKYVTAQVIHTPTATVACSASSQEKLLRPNLESTRDVSAAAKIGKLLGERLLLKGIPAVSIHMKREQKYHGKVKAVIDSVRESGVKLL, encoded by the coding sequence ATGGTCGTCCCTCCACCAGACAGGGCCGCTAGGATCGTCGGTTTTCTCAAGCCCTACCTTTTGAGGATGCATTTCTCGAACAAGTATGTAACTGCCCAGGTCATCCATACCCCAACAGCAACCGTCGCGTGTTCTGCAAGCTCGCAGGAGAAGCTGCTGAGACCGAACTTGGAGTCGACCCGCGACGTATCTGCCGCCGCAAAGATTGGGAAGTTGCTGGGGGAGCGCCTGCTGCTCAAGGGGATACCTGCCGTGTCCATCCACATGAAGAGAGAGCAGAAGTACCACGGGAAAGTCAAGGCTGTTATAGATTCTGTCAGAGAATCTGGTGTCAAGCTGTTGTGA